The genomic region CACTGTTCGGATTTTTAAGGAGCTTTATTCCACCCTCCCAATCTGTTAAGATAGGTCAGTACTGGAGTTTAGCAGTTTTGTTGGCCATGTgttaatgaataaatagaaacacAGGGTTCAATTCATTCCGTTCtaaagtttcttttgttttattggcagttattaaaaaatatgattacGTGTTTCCAGAAAATGGCTTGGTAGCATACAGAGATGGGAAACTCTTGTGTAAACAGGTAGGTTTGCAAGTATCCAGACTACGAAAGACTACTAGTCAGATGTTTTCTGGAAAGGTACTTGAATGCCTCCGGGGGCTGAGTGGTAATGAATCTTCACCCTCGTTTTTTACGTGTTGAACCATGTGACGATTACACATTCCAAATTGCtaacttaatttttataattgcttttttAAGGGTAATTAATCTAATATTTCTGTTATGGTAGCAGAGACCAGTGCAGGCTGCCTGCTACGGACATTTTATACGCAGTCCTATGTAGCTCTTATTACCATTAGGATCATTCTGTTCAGACAGAAGAGGAAACCGAAGTGAAACAAATATGTTTTCTATCCGTATCTGCAGATATTTTAATGGAATAAAAGTAGCAATGATAAACTCTTTGGGGGCTTCCAGGAAGCACTTTGAGAGATAACGAACATAAAAATCTTGAGTAATGAAGCAGGAAATGGTTTTGACTGTAGCCCTTTATGGTTTGCCCGATGTTTTCAGCAAATAAAAACGGGAAAGGAGAAAGGCAGTGTGGGTGTCGCCCACCCCCGCCAGGTGACCGACCTTCAGCCCACGGTGGCTGAAGACCTGGCTTGGCTAGAAAGCCGTTTTGAAAACATCGCCCGCTGTGTCAAGTAACATCAGCATTTTCTTTATCTAGAATATTCAAGGTCACCTGGGTGAAGCCCTAATCCAGGATTTAATCAACTACTGTCTGAGCTACATCTCGAAAATCAAGCTCCCGAAGAAGAGGTGGGTTTGCTCCTAGCAACGAGGCGCCACTGGAGTGTGGCGTCACATCCTCTGGCGGGTTAGGGCTTAGTTAACTCCGCAGCGCAGGGCTTACCAGGGGTCAGCGGCAGCCTCCTGTGAGGCCAGCAGTGGACGAATGACTATATAAACGATGGCGTGTCCACATGACAGGAATTGAAAGCTCGATGCTGTCAAAGGCTGCCAGTCGAGGCACCTGCCTGTGACCCAGCAGCGTGGGAAAAGCATCAGCCCCAGCTGGGGGCTCAAAGCTAGAGGCCCCCAGGCCAAATCCCCCCAGAGCCAAGTTCGCTTGGCCCCTGCTGTTCAATACAATCTGAATTAAGTGCTAccgttttttaatttttatccattcattcattcattcatttttggctgtgctgggtctttgctgcaatGCATgggttttttctagttgtggcgagcggggccTACTCCAGTTGCAGAGCAGTGgcgtcttgttgcagagcactgtgctctagagtccgggcttagttgcttcaaagcatgtggaatcttcccagaccagggatcgaactgtgtcccctgccttggcgggtggattcttaaccgctggaccactggGGTAGTCCCAGTGCTGTCATTTAAAAGTCTGGTTTTAAATGTCTGGGCCTCTGGCTTCTGTTGCATCTGAAGACCCAATGGTTCAGGTCCCGCCCTCAGCATGGCAGCAGCTGGGAGGGCACAGGGGCAGTGctgacccccgcccccaccaccatCTCCAGCCTTTCACAGGCCGTTTATCTCATTTTTCTGGCCTCTCTAGACATTGATTTATGAACCTACCTCTTGCTCTGAAAACTTATCATCTCAATtcccatttttaaataataacagtAACATGCACACATGCCCACAATTGAAAGAGTGGCAGGAAATGGACCTGATGCTAACAGTGGCTGTTTCTGGGTAATGAGGTTACAGGTGGTTTCTTTgaaatacttttcattttcttctgttaggAGGTGAAACATTTCTTAAATGGCAATTAAATTTCAAGACATGCTGCACTTTCAAGACTGAATTCCTGAATCAGGTGGCCCTACTCAGCTCCTCCTCTCAGAGGGCAGGGCTTTTGGTTTTCTCGTCTTTTCTCATCTGTCCCAGGAAGCAGAGTGGATGAGATAGGTGGGCCCTCAGGTCCATTTTTGTTGGAACTGGGAGGTGACCTATGAGCGTTCGTTACCCTATGGTGTTGACTTTTGCATAAGTTAGAAATTCTCCGTTGTAGAAAGTATCCCAGGTCAATTCAGTCTTTACTTTGGGCTAAGCgttaagggaaaataaaaagaggGTAAAATCCACTCCCGTTCTCAGAGAAGATGTCGTCTAGTGAGAGAGACCAGCATGCAGAGTTGCGACTCTGAATTAGTCCAAGGTTCCCGGTGGATTCAGGAGGCAGAGCCGAAACCCTCTTTGAGCAGCGTTTGCCCACGTTCCTCGTGAGCCTCACTCTGTGCCCCACTTAGAGCGGGCAGGTGCAGTGAAACATCAGATAGTCCAGATCTTCAAGGGGGAAGTGAATGCTTGATCAACAGCCTGAGTCCTGGTGTTAGAACCCATTCAACAATGCATCAGCCGCCCTCCCTGCCTCGGGAATGAGAGTAATAATGTGTCCTTGAGCTGGGGAAACAAGAGCTCTTTTTCTGACAGTTTAGGACCCACAGGCCTAGGATCCCCCACAAATGATAACCATTGCCCCTGGACCCTCGTGTACATGTAGACAGTGCGGGGACCGGCCGGGCTGTACAGAGTCCAGGACAGCTGGGTGGGGGTTTGGAGCAGTGTCTCCAGCGCACACACGCTTGCCTCTCTCTGCAAGTGGAGCACAGCAGGGGAGGGTCCCGTGAGGGAGATTTCACTTTCCTTGATTGAGTATTCATTGCTACTCAGTTGGCAAAGTACTTTTACAGAAAGATTTCAGGAGCTCCTTTGGGGGCTTAGAGCGAGTGCCCTTAGCCCCCTTCTGAGGCTCAGAGCGGTGCCCAAGCTCACCTGGTAAActggcctgccaggctcacctGGTAAACTGTGGCTTGCCTTGGCCTGGAATCTGGTCCCAGCCCCACGCCTGGCGCTCGGCCTCGCAGAAGCTTTACTGAGCTCACCCGAGATCTCGGCAGCGTTTCCTGTGTTGCTCTGCTTGGTGAAAAGCAGCATGTCATTAGCTCACTGGCCGAGGCGTCTGGGTAGATACTTTCAGGTTCCTCGGGGAGCGTGAGAGCTTGTCATTGTTTCCGTAACTTTTTGCTCACTGTGACAGTCTCTGCCCAAGAGCAGCACTGTCCAGCTGAAATGTAATATAGTTTTTGAGCTTTCTGCAgtgctgggttttttgttttttaggaaagaAAGGAACAAGTGAAATTAGTTTTAACATGCTTTATTTAACCGAATATATCCAAAAtacagtcatgtcaaatatagtCGATGTAAAGCGTTATcaagacctccctggtggtccagtggctaagactccacgctcccgatgcagggggccacgttcgatccctggtcaggacacTAGGTCcctcatgctgtaactaagacccggctcagccaaataagtaaatgttttaaaagataagtAAAGCATTTTTAGTGAGGATTACACTCTTTCACATGAAATCTCTAAATGCTCGTCTCCAGTCGGATCAGCCACAGCTCAGGGCTCACGGGCCACGTGGGGCTGGTGACGGCCCACGGCCCAGCACAGCTCCTCCACATGTTGATTACACCCGCCTCTGCCTATGGAATTGCCCACCTCTTAACCTgtctgtcaatgtatgacaaaacccactgaaatgttgtgaaataattagcctccaactaataaaaaaaaaattagcctgtCTGTCCTTCTGCCGTGTTGCTCAAATGTGTCTCCGAacccttctccccttcccctcccacccaggggcACTTTCATAGAGTTCCGTAATGGGATGCTGAACGTGTCGCCGATCGGAAGAAGCTGCAGCCAGGAAGAACGCATTGAGTTCTACGAGCTCGATCAGGTGAGTCTTCCTGACATAGCCTGGGTGTGCGAACACATGGTGTGCCTCTATGTGGCCGAGAAAGCCACTGTCTACTGCACTAGACTCTCGGTATCTTTTTGTCTTcctcagaaagaaaagataagaCAAAAGTTCGTGGAGGACCTGCGAAAAGAGTTTGCGGGGAAAGGCCTCACGTTTTCCATAGGTACCATACGTCAAGGGGTTCGTGCCGGGAGGTGGCTGTGGGGTGTGCTCTTGAACTTGGACTCAGTCTTGAACTTGGACTCAGTGCTCAGTTTGCTGATGAGCAGCAGGATTTTACGGGTGGCCCGTCCATAAGGGGGAAAGCACTCACCTGGGACTTctccggcagtccagtggttgagacactGCACTCCCAAAAcaggggggcatgggttcgatccctgattggggaaccaaTCCCACGTGTCGCACAGCACAGCctcaaataaatttttgaaaaataaaaaccactatCCTGCAAAATCAGCCGTAGCAGCAACTTGCCAGGTTAGGAGATGATTTCCAGGCTGCTGGTTCTGAATCCTCACCCGTCAGGATTCTTCCTCCCTAAGCTTCTCCTGTCAAAAATGAGAGCATCTTGCTTGATGAACTGTGTGtgatgaaggggcttcccaggtagcagtcactcatggtagagaatccgcctgccaaggcaggagacgcaagagctcaggttcagtccctgggtcgggaagctctcctggagaagggaatggctacccactccagcattcttgcctggagaatcccatggacagaggagcctggcggggctacagtccatgactgagcacacacgcacacgtacATGTGTGCCTTTGATGAAGAGTGAGAACTTACCCGCACACCTTTGAGCCAGAGACAGCACGTGGGTGACTCCGTagaagagagatgggatggggcagGGGTCGGAGGGAGCCTGTCAGGTCAAGTAAGTCGAATGTGTCTGAAATCCTGTAATGTGGGACCAGCAGAGAACCTTAGAAGTCGCTTGGGCTGATTTTACAAATCAAGAAATGGGGCCCAGAAAGGAGAAGGCGCTTGTCTAGGTTCCTGCAGCTTCTGCCGACAGTGACCAGCCAGCGTGACCGTCTGTGTCTGATGCAGAGCCCTCCTGCAGCGCCGGGCGTCTTCGCCTTGCACTCAGGTGGAACACGCCCAGCTTTAAGCAGGCGGGTTTCTACTGTCAGTGCTGTtgagccatttctttttttttttttttttttttttttgagccattTCTTAAAGCCCTCTCTTTTCACCAGCCCTAATAAGTGAACGTACACTTGCCAGAGAACTAGAGCTGCAGAGGAACTCTGTAAAAGATGAGTGGGTGGACTGTTAAGTGTCCTGAGAAAACCTTGAAAGGGTTTTGTGTTGCCCATGAAAGCTGTGTGGAAAATcgccgtccgtgggattttcattttcctgcacAGCAAGCTGGGTGCATCTTGCTGTTGCGAGGGTGCCCCGAGAGCGCGCTGTGGCTGGAGGTGAGCAGGGCTGCAGCAGGCTGTCGGCCGCTTGCACACCGGCCTGCCTCAGCGTCTAAGCCTGCCCTGCAGAGGCAGACCCGGTTCTCACTCTGAGTCAGCATGATGCGTCTCTTTCAGACTTCAGATTTTTAGATTTTAAGTGAAATGATACCGGGGGCAGGGGAGGCATAATGCCAAAATTaatttctagggacttccctggtagtccagtggttaggacttggtctTTGAATACAGGGGTGGCAGGTTCTATCGCTGGTCAAGGACCTAAGATCTGCATGCCTctgggccaaaaaaacaaaatgtaaaagaggagcaacactgtaacaagttcagtaaagactttaaaaatgagccatatcaaaaaatatatgtatatatctatatcttaactaaaaataaaacaaccatagcaacaattatttaaaaaaaaattcctagaagcTACCCCTAAAGTGTGGTAATTAGCAAGCCAGGGTAATAAAAATCAACCCTGGGGCTCCAGTTACAGACTAGTTTGAAGGGCACCTTTTTTTCAGTGGCACATCATTAACTTCCTTTGCATCTCTGGCTCCTGTGTCTCTCTCCTCGCTCGGCAGGAGGCCAGATCAGCTTCGACGTCTTCCCCGACGGCTGGGACAAGAGGTACTGCCTGGGACACGTGGAGAAGGACGGCTATAAGACCATCTATTTCTTTGGCGACAAAACCATGCCAGTGAGTATGGAAGTGTGTTAGCAGTCGCATTGTTCAGTTTGGGCTGGGGGAAAGGACAGACAGAGGGGCTTTTTCCCCCTACCACGCACACTTCGCCTGGCAGCCTGGCTGACCCTGGGTGGCGGCTTCTGTCCTACGGGATGGGGGTGATGGAGCCCCCTCTTCTCTGCACTCAAGACACCTGACGCCCCTGGAGGTAAGGATAGAGCCTTCCAGTGTGGTGTTGAGTGTCGCCCGCCTGAGCTCCTTCCAGAACAAGACCCGGGGCTGTCATCATATTCTCTTTGCATTTCGAAGCCCTTGCCTTTTTTACTTTTCACCGTATTTTCCCCCAGAGGCATTCATCTTGATTAGGCGCGAGGAGCCCTGAATGGTGGCAGAACGGGAATCTCATAGGTCTGAGGTTCAGGAGAGGTGAGAGGTGCAGGGTCAGATGTAGGCATCACTCACAGGGGGTAGGGGGCCGTCCCGGGGGCACAGTCAGGAACCCCCTGTCCAGGACTGAACCTGAACTGGAGGCTGAGAGCAGAACCCGGTGTGGAGAGACCAGTGCCAGCCGAAGGCATTTCCCTGGAGCCTCGGGGCTCTCCTGAGGACAGGCAGGTCTGCTGTTCCACGAggagggcttccaaggtggtgctaatgctaaagaacccgcctgccaatgcaagagacgtaagagatggaggttcgatccctgggtcgggaagatcccctggaggaggaaatggcagtgctctccggtattcttgcctggagaatcctgcggacagaggagcctggcgggctacagtccatggtgttgcagagtcggacttagcacgcacattcCACATGGGCCTACCTTTTTTAGTAAGATCTCCACGTGCTAGTCTTCCCGCAGGAAAAGGTCTTCCAGATAGTATAGTCTCAAGTCCTACTTTCCAAATTATAAGTgggggacttgcctggcagtccagcggttaggactcagagcttcCACTGCTgcggacctgggttcaatccctgggtggggaactgaggtcccacaAACTGAgtggtgtggccagaaaaaaaattataaacctgGGTCTCAGCGAGGTTaaccttcccaaggtcacacagctaatgatAGAGCTGGTGACCCCAGAGCCGGCTGCCCACTTTTTCAGTGAGTATAGTTCCCAGTCCACAGACCGTCTCTCCAGCGGGCAAGCTTCTGTCTCGTTCCCCAGCGAACACCGTGCTTCTCAGGAGCTGTATCAGTGAGCCTCTCAATGATGGAGAGAGAAGGTTTATAACCACCTCCTTTTGTTGAAATGCTTTGAGGCAGAAGTGCTTTTAAATTCACTCCTTGGGGGAAGAAAGTCACTGTCTGAGGCAAAGCAAGCAAATGACACTACCCCCAGGATCTAAGGGAGGGCCAGAGACTTCCCCCATCCCCCCAGCTTTGAGCCGGCCCTTGCAGTCTGAGAAGCGGGCTCTTAGATGGGCCAGGACAGATAATTCTGTGACGATGACCGTCTTGCTCTACGTAAACAGCCCTCTGAGTCCTTAGTTGGGGCTTTGCAGAGTGGAATGCACTTCTTGAGGTAATCAGTAAGCAACTTCTTTGGGGAATTTTTCATATAGGAATTAGAGAGTTTTCTGTTTAACCACTGCATTACCACACATCAgtctgttttgttgtttattgatgttgttttaacttttattggagtatgtgctgtgcttcgtcactcagtcgtgtccgactctttgcgaccccatggaccatagcccgccaggctcctctgtccacagggatcctccaggcaagaatcccagagtgggttgccatcccgtcctccagaggatcttcccgacccgagaCTTGATccggggcctcctgcactgcaggcgcattctttaccagctgagctacctgggaaaccctcacgGGAGTATAGtcactttttaatgttttgttactttctgcagtacagcagtgaatcagctatatgtatacacaatcccctcttttttggatttccttcccacttaggtcaccacagagcactgagtcctgtctgactctttgtgacccgggctgtagcccgccagacccctctgtccgggggatttcccaggcaagaacactggagtgcattgccatttcctcctccaggggattttcttaaCCCGGGGATTGAGAaatccctgtgtctcctgctttggcaggaggattctttaccactgacctcttttacacatagtagtgtatcAGTTACCTTCTTTTTTAATCTTACCTACCTCTAAAAAATGGGTACTGTGAAATGGAGGTACCCCCCCACTCAATTCTTAATTAATAGGCATTCATTGTAGAAAATTAGAAACAGCACGAGGACGAAAGAAGGCATTGGTGAGACACAGCTGACATGCTGCCCGGCCTTTTTGCATGTCTGTACATGACCTCAAATGTGGCACCTGGCATGTTGTTtcgtttcttttctgcttttgttctcAACATATTTCATTCCTGCCCCCACGTTAGGGAATATTTTTTGAAGACAGACTTTTGATGGCCGTATAACATTCTGGCGTTTAGGCACAGTCTATTGACCCATTTCCCTAGGAGGCCCTTTTGGGTTGTGGCTCTTTGCTCTCGTAACGAACACTGTGGTGAACCCTTCTTGCGTCATCCTTAGCCCTCTTCTCTGATCTTCtttgtcagtggttttcttggAAATGGGAGTTAGCAGCCCAGCCATCTAAATCTCTTAACATCATGACACGCGGAGCAGTTCAGATACTAGCTTTAAGCATCTTTTTGTATTCAGTGATAGAcattttgaaaactgtttttctttgtgcTGGGCAAATGTTTTTGCTGGCTTCCCGGGAGCTGGCACCTGAGCTGAGTACTGGGTGAAAAACCATTTCCCTGCCAAGCTCAGCAGACTCAGTTTCCCTCTGATGGGATCTGACATTGTATGGGGTCCCCCGTGTcttccccaacccccagcccaCCCTGAGCACCTCCAGAGAGCAGAGGGGAGAAGTAAAAGGCTTGCCTTTGCTTTTCTAAACTCTTGTCAGTGCTGGAAACCCTCTCATCCTCGCCAGCAATCACAACAACCAGTGTCCTAAACCCAGCTCCGAGTTCAGGTTAAAGGCCCTGGCTCCAGCCTTGGGGGGCCTCAGTTTGCTGTGGGAGGGAGACAGCCAGGGCTTGGGAAGATGACCCAGCCGCTCTGCCTGGCTCTCTGGGGGGCTGCCACACCACCCCCAGCCTTCCTGAATTACCAGGCAACAGTGCTGCTTGTTTAATGCTTTTTGTAAAAAACATCTTGACTTTAAGTCACTGCAGCATGAAAACACATCTGAACCCTTTGTGAGCATTACCCACTAATGGACTTTGCCTCCATAGTTCCTCTCTGGTTAATTCAGCTCACAGTTCTCTCCTCCGTGTGTTGAAATGGCTACAGAGGGGCCGGCCCAGCTAGGACCCCGCCCTTCGCAGGAGGAGATGGAGTAAACACAGCTCAATGCCAGGTAGCCTGAAACAGCTAGAGCAGTGTAACAGGGTGTGTTACTGTCTAAAGACAGAGGAGTCCTCTCACCTCACGTTTGTGTGTCTGTGCCCACGGGGAGTCTGAGAAGATACCCCAGAAACAAATTCCCGAGTTAACTGGGGGGGGCAGGGGCGAGGATGGGAGAGGGACTGCCCACTGTGACCAGATCCTATTCTTTACATTTCTGAACTGCCTGAAGGTGCTgtctattgaaaaataaaactttaaactgTCTCATTGAAAAAGGGAAGAAGGCGAAACTTTTCAAGTACTTCCTCAGCGCCAGACCCTGAGCTAGACACTTCCATGGGGTCTCCCCCGTCCCCACCGCAGCTGGGAAAGGCGGGAGCCCCACGGAGGGTCAGCCCCTGAGTGGGCTCTGGAAGCCCCTCCCTTGTCATTCTCTCCCCTCACTTCCAAAGCAGTGAGATCACTCTGCCTTTAAAACCCGTGTGGTGGAGACGGGCAGTGGGCTTGAGAGCACCCAAACCTGCGCCCCCAGAAGCCTGGCTCAGTGACCGAAAGCgagtctctgtctctttctgggCCTCGGTGCCCTGGGCCGTCCACTGGGGCACGGGTCCCCTTCTGAAGGCTCGAGAACAAAGTGAGGTCTTAACAGGGGAGGCAGTGGGGCAAGCCTGGCCTGCATCCAGAAGCCAGCGCCTTTAAGGAAGTTAGGATAAGGCTCCCTGGGGCTGAGGGCTCTGTGTGAGTCTGGGGTCCACGGGGCGGATGACGCGTCACCATTGGGAGTGGTACCCAGCCACCCTCGAGATGCTCGTAGGTCTTCAGCCGCAGTCAGGACCTCCTCGCTGTGCCCAGCACCTCGAGGCATCTCCTGGACCCCCAGCGAAAGCACCGTGTCCTGGGGTCAGACCCACCTCACTCATGGCTCCTTTCTCTGGTGAAGTCTAAGGGCCAGGTCTCAGGAAGCTTGTGGCAGGCTTTGTTAGCAGGGTGACCGGAGCCCCCCGGAGGCTGGACCAGATTAGAGGGTCTCAGCCCGGCCGAGAAGACCCCTGTGCCCCCGCGGAGGGGAGCAGAAGCTAGAATGGGGTTCGGAGGAGCCACGGGTTCCGGGTGTCCACCGGGGACCCACCTTCCTTCCAGACACAAGAATCCACGGCCTCCTGGGTCCAGAGGACCAGACGGTGGCTGAGTGGACCAGGCCCGAGGCAGCAGTGGCCCCCGCCCGCCCCAGCGTTCCTGCTCAGAGCGGTTCCCCAGGGGGCACTGGTGTTCACAGCATCCGCTTCCTGAGCCAGGACCCCTCACAGCTCTGAACCCCATTTTATGGATCAGGGGTGGGGTATGCCAGAGCCATCAGCAGACCAGAAGGTCAGTCACCCAGGGACTAGCCCAACAGTCAGCTCGCTTTCCACCACCCCTGGCCTGGTCATCTTACGTGTGcatgttctgttgctcagtcgtgtccgactctgcgaccccatggactgtagcccaccaggctcctctgtccatgggattttccaggcaggaatactggagtgggttgccatttcctccttcagagggccttcctgatgcagggatcgaacccacgtctcctgcatcttctgtgttggcaggtgggttctttaccactgagccacctggtcaTCACTAGATCTGAAACCCCTGGTTCTCGGCCCTGGAGGCACATTGGAGTCACCTGATTCCTTTCAAAACCTCGTGTCCCTGGTGC from Muntiacus reevesi chromosome 2, mMunRee1.1, whole genome shotgun sequence harbors:
- the PMM2 gene encoding phosphomannomutase 2, whose translation is MRVETRVMAAPGPALCLFDVDGTLTAPRQKITEDMDCFLQKLRQKIKIGVVGGSDFEKVQEQLGDDVIKKYDYVFPENGLVAYRDGKLLCKQNIQGHLGEALIQDLINYCLSYISKIKLPKKRGTFIEFRNGMLNVSPIGRSCSQEERIEFYELDQKEKIRQKFVEDLRKEFAGKGLTFSIGGQISFDVFPDGWDKRYCLGHVEKDGYKTIYFFGDKTMPGGNDHEIFTDPRTVGYTVTAPEDTRRICEELFC